The Kogia breviceps isolate mKogBre1 chromosome 4, mKogBre1 haplotype 1, whole genome shotgun sequence genome window below encodes:
- the LOC136794125 gene encoding putative uncharacterized protein DDB_G0290521 — translation MPGPSELITPRPSELTTPEPSELTTPGPSELITPGPSELITPRPSELTTPEPSELTTPGPSELTTPGPSELTTPEPSELTTPGPSELTTPGPSELTTPQPSELTTPEPSELTTPGPSELTTPGPSELTTPEPSELTTPEPSELTTPGPSELTTPGPSELTTPGPSELTTPGPSELTTPEPSELTTPGPSDPTTPGPSELTTPGPSELITPEPSELTTPGPSDLQPVPTSPPTSARDSVLCPRAHQGPTALTYHSTTIIRATP, via the coding sequence ATGCCTGGGCCCTCAGAACTCATCACACCTCGGCCCTCAGAACTCACCACACCTGAGCCCTCAGAACTCACCACACCTGGGCCCTCAGAACTCATCACACCTGGGCCCTCAGAACTCATCACACCTCGGCCCTCAGAACTCACCACACCTGAGCCCTCAGAACTCACCACACCTGGGCCCTCAGAACTCACCACACCTGGGCCCTCAGAACTCACCACACCTGAGCCCTCAGAACTCACCACACCTGGGCCCTCAGAACTCACCACACCTGGGCCCTCAGAACTCACCACACCTCAGCCCTCAGAACTCACCACACCTGAACCCTCAGAACTCACCACACCTGGGCCCTCAGAACTCACCACACCAGGGCCCTCAGAACTCACCACACCTGAGCCCTCAGAACTCACCACACCTGAGCCCTCAGAACTCACCACACCTGGGCCCTCAGAACTCACCACACCTGGGCCCTCAGAACTCACCACGCCTGGGCCCTCAGAACTCACCACGCCTGGGCCCTCAGAACTCACCACACCTGAGCCCTCAGAACTCACCACACCTGGGCCCTCAGACCCCACCACACCTGGGCCCTCAGAACTCACCACACCTGGGCCCTCAGAACTCATCACACCTGAGCCCTCAGAACTCACCACACCTGGACCTTCAGACCTCCAACCCGTGCCTACCTCACCTCCCACCTCAGCGAGGGATTCTGTGTTGTGTCCAAGGGCTCACCAGGGGCCCACTGCCCTCACGTACCACTCCACTACAATTATCAGGGCCACCCCATGA